agtagtactacaaAGTTATTTACCTGAAGAGTTGCATTTCTTACCGTTTAAGCATTGCTATTGGTCAAGCTTGtatttgattttgttgacTTATCATTTGAAACTTCTCTGGTAGGTGTTTCGGAGCTGAGACAGCCAGGATATGGAGAATTAGATTTTCTTTTAGGCCGTGGTGGAGGTCTGTCGATATCATGCTTTCTTCTGGAGAAGTAATATTATTGATAGCTTCCTTTTCCAACTGCAGTTTCCTAATTAGTTAGATAAGTAGAAATATTGACAATAAACTAGCTTTACATGCTTGGCAACAGTAATTTTGGCGTGCATGGAACTGTTGTTGTTACTAGATATTGTTGGTTTTCCAAATGCTATCAACTATGAAGGTAACTGGAAAACCTTGGCAGTCAGTTTATAGAGGCCAACAGTAGAGGGAGGCAGTCAGTTTATAGAGGCCAACAGTAGAGGGAACATGCATTTTCTAGCTGGTAGGATTTTGACACCAATTCACAAACTAAAACCAACCAGGAATTCCagttcgaaaaaaaaaaacccaaccAGGAACCAGTTGAACTACATgaacagataaaaaaaattcatccgATTCAAGTTACTTCAGTCATATCTTTATTAAGGTATTGTCTCTGCACTTTTGATCTCGCTGATAGAGGTGATACTCCTAATTATTCATCAGTAGTAGCTGTTTCTGTGCGTGGTGTGGTAGGATTAATCCTAATTAACAATGTCTCCGTTGGACAATACACAGCTTCTACAACGCTGCAAAATGGCATGCAAGTGCAACTCCACGTCCTTCCCATATCATGTGCAGAGGCTAATTAGTGGTCTATTTGGAATGGGGACCGGCTCCACTGTCTCGGCGTGCGTAATATTCATTTCATACTGAAGCATTCAAAAGTCTTTTTAAATTGCATCTCATCATTTTATTTGTAGGATGTTTCCCcaagtttttttagaaatatatAGGATATTTGCTCTAGAAGGATTTGAAGTTGTTCTTTGATCTGCATTGTTGCCGAGGAATCAATTCATTTGTACGAAGCCTTCCGACGTTACATGACTACATCTCCAGTACGCTGACTAGATTCTAAATACTGACCCCATTAAAGAAGACAGATTGGACTGGTTATGGGGAAATCACAAACATTTGGACTGCTCACTGGATTTCGGATGTCCCTGTAAACCCATATGCAAACCACCAAAATCCACCATTTCAAAAGTCAAAGATATGCTCTGTGGGGATGGCAAAAGCTTAGATGAATGTTTATGTCTCCGTTTCAATGTACGGGCACTTAGTGTGTGTTGCTGCATCccgtcatgcatgcatgaaagaTCACCAATaaagaaaatactccctccggccatCTGTATGATTGTACAGTGATTAAATTTTTGCTTACCAGTAGGCTGCATATATTTGAAGATCTACAATTTTAACTTCAATTTGTTTTAGAGAAAAGGAGCAACCTCCCGATTTCACTAATGAAATCAGCACAGTTCACAGTTGACTAGATGTTCTCAGAAAGCGAAAAACAAATGGATCTGCCAAATCTGCTTACTAAGCTTTggacaaaattcagaaaatttACAGAAATAACATTACAGAGGATTGTGGTATGCAGTAAACGCCTTGTTTTACACTAATAAGCTTTCATACTGATAAGTATTAACATTTCTtctatatgtatgtatcttcAAGATTATCTAAATTGGTCTCCCGGACAATATAGGGGCTAGCCATCCAGTTGTCTTATGGTCATCCCTCAAAGGCAACAGTTATATCCGTACAAATTCAATGGTGCTGTTTTGTTATGCTCTTTCCCCGTAAAATCCATAACAAATTTAGTGTTGCTTACCTTACTAACCAATTGATCTCATGCATATTTGACTTTCATTCCTCGTGCCTACAAATAATTGTGTCGTTCCTAATATCTTATCATTTTATTGTCGAAGCTGAGAGGGGTGGCAACGCAGGCCGTCATGATCTTGTGATTCAATAATAGACGTCCTAATGGCCCAAGTATGTGCTTCCTGGTATTGTCTGTTGATGTCAAGGAAATGAATAGTCAAATTCAGACAGTGCACTTCCTGGTCTTGTCCATTTGGAAATATATATCCTCAGTCCTCACACGTACCTTAGAGTATGTCTCAATCGTTGATTCTGCATGTGCCgtgttagaatttggtgggTCTGATCAGTCCAAAcccaagttttaataaattctgaaaatctcaaaggccATTCCTAAAGTGAGATGAGGGGAGTGAGaatgggaatagtcccaccttaaTAGTTTAAGGTGAGTGAGACCAAGggatgttgcttctcacctattgagcaaatgagcaagagaaatccccacgcgcgctcctcctcctcctctcgcctcgtcgcgcgcgcgcgtcgcgtttcatggatcgagttcgagccgtgccgggtcggtgcggggccgggcttcttatctttttgtcacgcgcgcgaggGGAATCTGTTACaggtgcagattttgtggagtcggttcaggtttcgtaaaccgaaccgacctatacctgcgtgactatatatacagccgcccCGTCCCTCCGATAGGTACTTAACACAaccgagctagggtttcgcctatctctcgcttttgcgccatcgtcgtagtctactccatcccgagcgcgGCGTGCACTagcgatcgggagagcaggtcttCGGAATctttcgcctttgcgatcctgtacgggagagggcgaataaggtttttgggaagcgctctGCGCAACTGCTCGCTTCTCTGCAACAACGGGTCGTCTACCTCCTCGAACCGGCGAGTGCGCGACGCGTCGCCATCTTGTTCGTAAACAACTTCGTCAAGCGAACTCAACAACAACGGCTTTCTCTCCACCGCAACAGTACGTACACCGTAAGTCGATCTactgtttagttatgatctgcaAGATTATACTACCATTGATTGTGCCGTTGAATATCTTTAGTATATTTCGAGATGCACATGCTAGTTGCTACCGTCGTCATGATTTATATTACGGaattaatcattaatttgtattcttgaaattgcttaattttccaacgTGCCATATAACCTTTCACTAAACAAATCAACTACTCGTAGCAATTGCTTCACCTTCACTTGCCTTTATCTCGTATAAGAAGAGCGTCCATGTGTCAGGATCAGATAAAGCTATCTAACTAGTGCGATATAAGCAGTTGCAACACTTTAATTTCCGTCAACTTTTGTGCGTGCTATACTGGGATCGCACTCTCAACAGTGAACAAGCACAATTCCACAGGCCTCAGGCCTGCATGTACACACATACGCATGTAAGCACATATATAATTCCATTTTTGACTGGTGAGCGGCATATCTGCCTTCCACATTGCTTGATCCGGGTTGGCGCCAATATCTACGTGTGGCGATATGATTATATAGTCATTTAGTGCTCATTGCTCAATCATTCAGTGATCTATGCTTTCCCAGCAGCGCCAGAAAGCTACATACCGGCTGCCTGCTCAATGCTCAATCCTAATGCGCCTACTGTCCCAACAACTTCCAATCTACCGGGATGGCTCTGGACATGTTACTGATGAAATGGTCACGGCCGGGTGGAACCAGAGTACCAGACACCGAAACACACAACGAAAAAAAGCAGGCGTCCTGCTTTACGGGTTGAGGTTATACAAAGGTGATGGGTTCATTGtatggaaaataaaaaaattcctacgagaagtgcggaagaaacccaggATCATATCTACTGGATGTAATTAATGAGAGGaattatgagcatcatactctcgtagaccacaaagcgttacgttcacgggatcgttgttggcgtagtgaaactttcgatgagatcaatctcagtgccgaaccgatgacacctccttggtatccacaggTTCAGTTTtacgtcgtctcctccttgatccagcaagcaaGGGGAAAAGGTCGATGATAttccagcagcacgacggcaTGGTGGTGGCTATGGTGGAGAGCTACGCGGAAAAGGCTTTGCTGCGcgcgagagaggaggaggagaggggctcaggggagagagatccagctgATGGCTTGGTGTGTTCTCTCCCCCTGCCCCTCACCTCTATTTATACAGGGGATGGTGACCAGGGTTTgcccctcctccaagaagaGGCTAGGGCCGGCCAGGGGAGTCCCGGaaggatttttttcttctgcccAGCCTCCCCACGTACGTGGAGTTCCACCATGTGGTGGAGAGCTCCACCAAAGGCTTCCTTTTCTCATAATGGGCCTGCTTAGGCCCATCATGGATAATCAATTAGAtttctctaattaattactatagagtcccaattaaattctcaggAATAATCCGGAACATTTCAGAATCTTCCGAGAACTTCTGAAACCTTCTAGAATATTTTCAATCAATACCGGAAAATATCCCGAACTTTTCCAAAACCTTAAAACAGCTTTTTCATATATAAATTTTTATCTCCAGAtcattccgaagctcctcgtgatgtcttggatcccatccgagactccgaatcataattcgatatcaccatcttttatctcatcaaaccctagcgacattaagcgttaagtgtgtgactctacgggttcgagaacatgtggacatgacaGAGATATCCCtccgatcaataaccaatagcgggacctggatgtccataatggttcccacatattcctcgaagatctcatcggctGAACCTTGATGTCGAGGATCcaattaatccggtatccaatttcctttgcctcacgatatattacttgccgagatttgatcgtcggtatcaccatacctagttcaatcttgttaccggcaagttctctttactcataccgcaatataatatcctGTGACtgaacacattagtcacatgcttgcaagctcattagaatgttatattaccgagagggcccagagatatctctccgtcacatggagtgacaaatcccactCGATACATACAACtcaacaagcaccttccgagatacctgaagaacacctttatgatcacccagttagcagatgacggttgatgtccacaaagtattcttctgGTACTAatgagtggcatgatctcatggtctaaggaactaatacttgacataataaaagcattagcaatttaaacttaagtgacacgatcaaaagctatgcttaggtttgagtctgtccatcacatcattctcctaatgatatgacctcgttaataaatgacaacacatgtctatggttatgaaaccttaaccatcttttaatcaacgagctaatctagtagaggcgtattagggacaccgtatttgtttatttatccacacatgtatttagtttcctgtcaatacaattatagcatggataataaacatttatcaagaacaaagaaatatgataataacaaatttattattgtctctagggcatatttccaacaaaagGATCTCCTACAGCTCGTTTGTCACCCATCGTTTGGGCATAGAattctggaattcattttgaattccagaaaccaacttgtttgggtGGCACGGAATTGGTCATAAGAATCCAATCTCAAATTCATGGAGTTACACTATAACTAACCTCAATTCTTttctaaaagccatcattttctCTAAAATTGTCTCACTCTACAATttcatgtggtagacaaacatgatttttgaacccggaattcaaatttaaccaaatgaaatcctatcaaaaattggatttcatttcatttctaccaaacgAAATGAATTATTGGTTGCCAAACGGGCTGCTAGAGATATCTCTTATGTGTAACTATATAATGGGGAGATGTGTGTGCCGCTGATCATGAATTAGCTCGATTATTACTAGTGTGCGTGGAAGAAGCAACAAGAGAGACAGCATGGAGGCAGACGGGTCACTGGAGTCTCGGCAGGAGTCCCACCTCGGCTTCGATCACGAGTCCCTGAAGGAACCGAGAGATCccgagaagaggaagggaggaTGGATCACCTTCCCTTTCCTTGcaggtctctctctctctttctccatgGCTTGCTCGATGAGTGTGTGTGATTTTGGAGTGTGGATCATATGAGGCATGTTAATTACACattcttgtttgcttgtgTGTGTTATGCCGGACATGCAGTGGCGATACTGGGTCTTGGTTTGGCGACTGGGGGCGCGCTGTCCAACATGGTGGTCTACCTGATAAAGGAGTACAACGTGCCGAGCGTCGACGCGGCGCAGATCTCCACCATCATCTCTGGCTCCATCAGCGTTGCCCCTGTGGCTGGCGCCATCGTTGCCGACGCCTTGTTCGGCTGCTACCccatcgtcgccgtcgccatggCCCTGTCTGTCCTGGTAACCACACTGACTCTACCTAGATAGTTccttcctccacgcgctctGTACATGTACATCGATGGTGACGTGACGTGATCCACTGATATATACGTACGTGGTGCAGTCCTTGATCATGTTCACGCTTACGGCGAGTATCCCCACCCTACGGCCGGCGGTTTGCCAGTTTGGCGCCGGGCAGCCGTGCGATCAGGCATCGACCGGGCAGATGGCGGCTCTGTACGGCGCCGTGTGCCTGCTGTGCCTGAGCGCGGCGGGGGCACGGTTCAACCAGGCGACCATGGGCGCCAACCAGTTCGACGCCTCCGCCGACCGCGACGTCTTCTTCAACTGGTACTTCATCATGCTCTACGCGTCCTCCGTGCTCGGCGCAACGGTCATCGTCTACATCCAGGACACCGTGTCCTGGAGCCTCGGCTTCGGCGTCTCCTGCGCCGCCAGCGTCGTCGGCCTTGGGgccctgctcctcggcgcgcgctACTACCGGCAGCCCGCCGCTCAAGGTAGCCCGTTCACAGGGCTTGCCAGGGTGGTCGTCGCCGCAACAAGAAAGAGGAAGGTCAACCTTGTGGCGTCAGAGGAGTTGAAGTTTTACTACGGCATACGTAGTACCAGTAGCAGTGAAGGGGACGGCGAGGTTATTAGCGACGGCAACCTTGCACCGACCGACAGCTTTAGGTAATTAAGAAACTTGACTCTACCTGTATATGCATGCTGATAAAATAATCATGTCATCTATATGATAAGATCACATAATTAGGAGTGTTGGACGGACCCTGTCCCAGCGGTGGGCTGGATAATAACTGCTCACTCCGATACTAAATTCTTATAGTCCCTCCGAtctatattaattgtcaaaatattatatgtttatagatgttttttaatatagatatattcatatttgtgcATATTTAAGACAACTAATATGAGTCGGATGGAGTAGTagttttaattcaaatttgaactagaacTACCACAATAATTTGGGATGAGAGAGAGTAGTATTATAAGTGTTGACTAGTACACTGTCCGTGCGTTACCACGGCCTCTTAAACATGTGCACgcgaaaattcatgtttatacaaaacataacaatataattggACAATCAATCAAAATGATCTCGGGGTCGATGCTAGCAGCCGCGGCCATGGACATAGCATCCAGTCCACGCTGCCCGCCGGCCGTGGTTGGCGTCAGAAGGTCACGAAGCACGCGGTGGCGCAGTTCATGAGGAACTGCGCGGGGTGGATAGCGCCGGTCAGCCCTGGACCCCTTTACTCGTCTCTTCCACGAGAATCTAATCCGGCGCCGACGTGTATCACTGCAGGAAGGTGCTGCGCGGGCAGTTGAGTCGGCGGTGG
The Brachypodium distachyon strain Bd21 chromosome 2, Brachypodium_distachyon_v3.0, whole genome shotgun sequence genome window above contains:
- the LOC100832542 gene encoding protein NRT1/ PTR FAMILY 2.3 — translated: MEADGSLESRQESHLGFDHESLKEPRDPEKRKGGWITFPFLAVAILGLGLATGGALSNMVVYLIKEYNVPSVDAAQISTIISGSISVAPVAGAIVADALFGCYPIVAVAMALSVLSLIMFTLTASIPTLRPAVCQFGAGQPCDQASTGQMAALYGAVCLLCLSAAGARFNQATMGANQFDASADRDVFFNWYFIMLYASSVLGATVIVYIQDTVSWSLGFGVSCAASVVGLGALLLGARYYRQPAAQGSPFTGLARVVVAATRKRKVNLVASEELKFYYGIRSTSSSEGDGEVISDGNLAPTDSFSFLNRAAAITDGDVDGADGRAVRPWRICTVQQVEDFKTVLRILPLWSSAVVLSISIGVQINFTVLQALVMDRAVGRFTVPAGSMFVGSLISVVIFLGLLDRILLPLWKRLTRGHTPTPLQCVGVGHALTVASMAASAVIERSRTATVRAHGEEGNPAWVSPLSAMWLLLPFAVAGAGEALHFPAQVTLYYQEFPPSLKNTATGMMAMIVALGFYLSTAVINIVQRATTWLPDNMNASKLENLYWLLTALVAVNFGYYLVCAKLYRYQNIGK